The following coding sequences lie in one Aspergillus puulaauensis MK2 DNA, chromosome 3, nearly complete sequence genomic window:
- a CDS encoding unc-50 family protein (COG:S;~EggNog:ENOG410PHGS;~InterPro:IPR007881;~PFAM:PF05216;~TransMembrane:5 (o83-102i114-136o187-206i213-230o250-272i)) — translation MNPHISVPRQHGSSPNFGGLPANRGSTIRMPRFFKRMFKFPQMDFEMAIWEMTSLLIAPKKVFKSIYYHKQTKNTWHRPDPSFAYLLSFFLLLTALAWGLAYAPSFGSIIRLSFLFIFFHFIGSSLLVSTIGYFVIGRLFGPNGAAASITGLRIRGRRRGAAQGLFTQPGEKDQLEFGYCFDVSNRAFFPLYLHLYVVQFLLLPLLTRSPSNLLATFLGNTLYLSALTYYTYVTFLGYNALPFLHNTELLLLPILVFAILWLVSLIAGWGVVMQGRSVEGLFWGV, via the exons ATGAATCCCCACATATCCGTCCCCCGTCAACATGGCAGCTCTCCCAACTTCGGCGGCTTACCCGCAAACCGCGGATCGACTATACGAATGCCGCGTTTCTTCAAGAG AATGTTTAAGTTTCCCCAGATGGACTTCGAGATGGCCATCTGGGAGATGACATCCCTACTAATCGCGCCAAAGAAGGTCTTTAAGTCAATATACTACCAT AAAC AAACGAAAAACACATGGCACCGACCCGACCCGTCGTTCGCATATCTCctatccttcttcctcctgctcacAGCTCTCGCCTGGGGTCTCGCATACGCCCCGTCCTTCGGGTCTATCATTCGTCTCTCTTTCCTGTTtatcttcttccacttcatAGGATCATCTCTCCTCGTCTCAACGATTGGCTATTTCGTCATTGGCCGTCTCTTCGGTCCAAACGGCGCCGCAGCATCAATAACAGGCCTACGCATTCGCGGACGGCGGCGTGGCGCGGCGCAGGGTCTCTTCACGCAACCTGGTGAAAAAGATCAGTTGGAGTTCGGATATTGTTTTGAT GTATCGAACCGCGCGTTTTTCCCGCTCTACCTACACCTCTACGTCGTGcaattcctcctgcttccGCTCCTCACACGTAGCCCGAGTAACTTGCTCGCCACCTTTTTAGGAAATACCCTTTATCTCTCTGCGCTTACGTATTATACGTATGTTACCTTTCTCGGCTATAACGCGCTTCCATTCTTGCATAACACAGAGCTTCTTCTACTACCGATCCTAGTCTTTGCGATCTTGTGGCTTGTTAGTCTTATTGCGGGGTGGGGCGTTGTCATGCAGGGACGGAGCGTAGAAGGGTTATTTTGGGGCGTATAA
- a CDS encoding Sec7 domain protein (COG:U;~EggNog:ENOG410PHQI;~InterPro:IPR035999,IPR041681,IPR011993,IPR023394, IPR000904;~PFAM:PF15410,PF01369;~go_function: GO:0005086 - ARF guanyl-nucleotide exchange factor activity [Evidence IEA];~go_process: GO:0032012 - regulation of ARF protein signal transduction [Evidence IEA]), with the protein MSRSMRSGSVRAMSQHPDSDSISPPRTPPGPSSYKIKKDRQPRPSVRETFLDDYNDNANDCYDSADERDPHDLSLSPQHAARTSIVDNMLLSLDQFSSGTSVLDDYRLFNSAFESPRYTRASQDSRRYRGHTFSSSLSSDVDHGYDDGASRYATQHSRERRSNSSSNYRTGVRRFESTRSRDSHGQTFDYRTSATAPGTRAGRKSSKGSTSSNLDFVPMLSGRQIEPTCERRSASFDLGTRKPFMAFPGSSSDYDPMAYDGMDAAPTPSVPAGPRKYQPPAQEFGGTLKTQSSRTPVVSRRNSVKSSRTTQSRKHRPENLGTSAMRPQDHDFALMAGSDFEPPPNISASLDPPAPSPTISFNKPTFPAPPEPTPVKERPGFFRRVFGSSKSPGTVSSEGSVSDCPPSKESEFKDTNAASPVVKPRKQVQKTNSSSTHVPREGAQVVNKKSSFFRRRKKSVAESVPPIVPPQNLGNKATTIMKPEPSPVSSLRKVMNPYLAETTPNNSTPAVDYSTESSDWSTAANDPDNKKPDNLQSRRDRGNSLSIHSGPKAKYSLYPASSVGNAHDTSFLGTSSGDEDPLVKTSESEATPPVPPRSSLRCAKDDQSESSDAKTVETRQLADISADKLTTLDNLRPTSLSPVAERSSLKSGVPAIETPYDESAPTPTKELKDRDMFDATIWNDDSDTPSKLSTPIVGKDSPHASVSDISNYHTAANTPIVPQGSEWKSTEGNAEPSENTSQKTDGGEEKQQAQRLYGGRDEFVGNEPAAAWLGGPDRAKVRAVYMELFDWSNMNILAALRGLCLRLMLKGETQQVDRVLDAFSTRWCQCNPRHGFKAADVVHTICYSLLLLNTDLHLADIEQKMTKAQFVRNTMPTIQRVALDAAPDEFGSKASASNVDSGLPSSRSATFPTDQTEPNTAGTEKPDKPTNTSGKLVNRLSRTDLAGKMANDAENEVGPLVNNPFYGTMKAWEQQVEIVLRDFYSSIHKQRLPLLGAQPEKDVPRTASSTMLGPNPQGLRRSPSTVSKSGSDIFPRGRSADSRFGTARWSSKPRSRARLYPPSTLGSSRTSLDDQSSLWSPSGSSTWSKYSLGKLTSASVDSFGSGYPHADYQQSIGFANALSQAIIREDSANSIASTEDPERTGQLLEDETLELAGAPWAKEGSLKHKHHLDSVDKRAKERNWNECFAVIQQGWMRLFSFNASKSLRQKAKQRHPGGVVVGGGNWTENAEEIWKFLLRQSIASALPPPGYSKSRPHVWALSLPTGAVHLFQAGTPEIVREFVSSANYWSARLSKEPLIGGISNIEYGWSDAIINCALINSESNRTPPSSSGPRPSIQSSIRSSIDQQVVRPKLPADRVNISDWSPPQQSMVASNLIEADQLKSLQTYVKNVEDELQRHNELRPAMVLAFSPRHPNAAKAMANWERKSSYLLREIVKFRTYIDSLQNAIDAKNKIFAGREDETKPSES; encoded by the exons ATGAGTCGATCAATGCGATCGGGCAGTGTTCGCGCGATGTCTCAGCACCCCGATTCAGACTCCATTTCTCCTCCCCGAACTCCCCCGGGACCTTCTAGCTACAAGATCAAGAAAGACCGACAGCCGCGACCATCCGTTCGCGAGACTTTCCTCGATGATTACAATGATAATGCGAACGATTGTTATGACTCTGCCGATGAGCGGGATCCTCATGACTTATCATTGTCCCCGCAGCACGCCGCCCGCACCTCAATTGTTGACAACATGCTTCTTTCGTTAGATCAATTCTCGTCCGGGACCTCGGTGTTGGATGACTACCGCCTGTTCAATTCCGCTTTTGAATCACCGAGGTATACTCGAGCATCCCAGGACTCGCGTCGGTATCGAGGTCATACCTTTTCGTCCTCCCTCTCTTCAGATGTGGATCACGGATATGACGACGGTGCTAGTCGGTATGCAACTCAACACTCGAGGGAACGTCGGAGTAATAGCAGCTCAAACTATCGCACCGGTGTAAGAAGGTTCGAGAGCACTAGGAGCCGGGATTCCCACGGGCAGACATTTGACTACCGAACTAGTGCCACCGCACCCGGGACTCGCGCGGGAAGGAAAAGTAGCAAGGGAAGCACATCTTCCAACCTGGATTTCGTCCCTATGCTCTCGGGACGTCAAATTGAGCCAACTTGCGAGAGACGATCAGCCAGTTTTGATCTGGGGACAAGGAAACCCTTCATGGCCTTTCCAGGTTCATCTTCGGACTATGATCCAATGGCGTATGACGGTATGGATGCCGCACCTACTCCCAGCGTTCCCGCAGGTCCAAGGAAATACCAGCCGCCGGCCCAAGAATTTGGCGGGACTCTAAAAACTCAGTCCTCGCGTACGCCAGTAGTATCGCGAAGGAACAGCGTTAAATCCTCGCGGACCACTCAGTCCCGGAAACATCGACCGGAGAATCTCGGCACGTCAGCAATGAGACCTCAAGACCATGATTTCGCTCTTATGGCTGGCTCTGACTTCGAGCCTCCGCCCAATATATCAGCATCTCTCGACCCACCAGCGCCGAGTCCAACGATCTCATTCAATAAACCGACGTTCCCTGCTCCTCCGGAACCTACACCGGTCAAGGAACGTCCCGGATTCTTTCGTCGTGTTTTCGGATCCTCCAAGAGTCCTGGTACTGTATCGTCTGAAGGTAGTGTATCCGATTGCCCACCATCTAAGGAGTCCGAGTTCAAGGACACGAATGCAGCTAGCCCCGTCGTAAAGCCCCGGAAACAAGTTCAGAAGACCAATTCGAGCAGTACCCATGTCCCGCGTGAAGGAGCCCAGGTGGTGAACAAGAAATCATCTTTCTTCCGCCGGCGAAAGAAGTCGGTGGCGGAGAGTGTACCTCCAATCGTCCCTCCCCAGAATCTGGGCAACAAGGCGACGACAATAATGAAACCGGAACCTAGCCCAGTCAGCAGTTTGAGAAAGGTTATGAATCCATATCTTGCTGAGACCACCCCTAATAACAGCACCCCTGCAGTGGATTACTCCACGGAATCTTCAGATTGGAGTACTGCAGCCAATGACCCAGACAATAAGAAACCTGACAATTTGCAGAGCCGCAGGGACAGGGGCAACTCTCTAAGCATTCACAGTGGGCCAAAAGCTAAATACAGTCTCTACCCTGCGAGCTCGGTCGGTAACGCACATGATACATCTTTTCTCGGGACTAGCAGCGGCGATGAAGATCCTCTCGTTAAAACAAGTGAATCCGAAGCCACACCGCCAGTCCCACCACGCTCCTCTCTTAGATGTGCGAAGGATGACCAGTCGGAAAGCAGTGACGCGAAGACTGTGGAGACAAGACAGTTGGCTGATATATCGGCTGACAAACTAACAACATTAGACAATCTGCGTCCGACCTCGCTATCTCCTGTCGCAGAGCGATCGTCCCTTAAATCCGGGGTTCCTGCTATTGAAACCCCGTATGATGAATCAGCTCCAACCCCTACCAAAGAGTTGAAAGATAGGGACATGTTTGACGCGACTATTTGGAACGATGACTCTGATACGCCTAGCAAATTGTCCACACCAATTGTTGGCAAGGATTCTCCCCATGCCTCGGTCTCCGATATTTCCAATTACCATACCGCAGCCAATACTCCTATTGTCCCACAAGGTTCTGAGTGGAAGTCTACTGAAGGCAACGCCGAACCCTCGGAGAATACATCCCAAAAAACAGATGGCGGTGAAGAGAAACAACAAGCGCAGAGGCTGTACGGTGGACGGGATGAGTTTGTTGGAAATGAaccagctgctgcttggcTTGGTGGCCCAGACCGTGCTAAGGTTAGAGCGGTTTATATGGAGCTGTTTGACTGGTCCAACATGAATATCCTCGCAGCGCTTCGCGGTTTGTGCCTCCGCTTAATGCTGAAGGGGGAGACCCAGCAAGTTGATCGTGTTTTGGATGCATTTTCTACCCGGTGGTGCCAATGCAATCCTCGTCACGGTTTCAAGGCGGCAG ATGTCGTTCACACCATTTGTTATTCACTACTGCTATTAAACACCGATTTGCATCTTGCGGATATCGAACAAAAGATGACTAAAGCCCAGTTTGTCCGCAATACGATGCCTACAATTCAACGGGTTGCCCTTGATGCTGCTCCAGATGAGTTCGGCAGCAAAGCAAGCGCTTCGAATGTAGACTCAGGCCTTCCGTCTTCTCGATCTGCAACGTTTCCTACAGACCAGACAGAACCCAACACGGCGGGTACAGAGAAGCCCGATAAACCCACTAATACTTCCGGGAAATTGGTAAACCGTTTGTCCCGCACGGATTTGGCAGGTAAAATGGCAAACGATGCTGAGAACGAGGTTGGCCCGCTCGTCAATAACCCATTTTATGGGACAATGAAGGCCTGGGAGCAGCAAGTTGAAATAGTCCTTCGAGATTTTTACTCCTCGATTCATAAACAAAGACTTCCACTCCTCGGTGCTCAACCAGAGAAGGACGTGCCTCGGACAGCGTCGAGTACGATGCTTGGTCCAAACCCGCAAGGTCTTCGCAGAAGCCCTAGTACTGTCAGCAAAAGTGGCTCCGATATCTTTCCGCGGGGCCGTTCTGCTGACTCTCGTTTTGGTACCGCGCGGTGGTCTTCCAAACCTCGTTCACGAGCCAGGTTGTATCCTCCTTCTACTCTCGGATCTAGCCGAACAAGTTTAGATGATCAATCGTCCCTGTGGAGTCCGTCTGGGTCCAGTACTTGGAGCAAGTACTCTCTAGGAAAGCTGACATCGGCGTCCGTTGACTCATTTGGATCAGGATATCCACATGCAGACTACCAACAGTCTATCGGGTTCGCGAATGCGCTTAGCCAGGCGATTATTCGTGAGGACTCTGCCAATTCGATTGCTAGCACTGAGGATCCGGAACGAACTGGTCagcttcttgaagatgagACACTGGAGCTTGCTGGCGCCCCGTGGGCTAAAGAGGGAAGCCTAAAGCACAAGCACCATTTGGACTCGGTTGATAAGCGTGCGAAGGAGCGCAATTGGAATGAATGTTTTGCAGTTATTCAGCAAGGCTGGATGCGTCTGTTCTCCTTCAATGCATCCAAGTCGCTCAggcaaaaagcaaagcaaCGCCACCCTGGTGGCGTTGTAGTGGGTGGAGGTAACTGGACAGAGAATGCTGAAGAGATATGGAAGTTCCTCTTACGCCAATCCATTGCCAGCGCGCTCCCACCCCCAGGTTACTCAAAGTCTCGGCCACATGTCTGGGCCTTGAGTCTCCCAACTGGAGCGGTGCACCTTTTCCAAGCGGGCACACCGGAAATTGTGCGAGAATTCGTTTCTAGCGCCAATTACTGGAGCGCGAGACTGTCCAAGGAGCCTCTCATAGGTGGAATAAGTAACATTGAATATGGATGGAGTGACGCCATTATCAACTGTGCGTTGATCAATTCTGAATCAAACAGAACgccaccatcttcatctggACCAAGACCTAGCATACAAAGCTCCATTAGGAGTTCCATCGACCAGCAGGTTGTCCGACCCAAGTTACCTGCAGATCGTGTAAATATTAGCGATTGGAGTCCGCCACAACAAAGTATGGTGGCGTCTAATCTTATAGAAGCAGACCAGTTGAAGTCTTTGCAGACATACGTCAAAAACGTGGAGGACGAGCTGCAACGACACAACGAACTTCGACCTGCCATGGTTCTTGCTTTTTCACCACGGCATCCGAATGCGGCAAAAGCCATGGCCAACTGGGAACGCAAGTCATCTTATTTGCTACGGGAGATTGTGAAATTCCGCACTTATATTGATTCCCTTCAGAACGCAATTGACGcgaaaaacaaaatattTGCTGGGCGTGAAGATGAAACCAAACCTTCCGAGTCgtga